From a single Leptospira levettii genomic region:
- a CDS encoding PAS domain-containing sensor histidine kinase, with product MPTSQKTYEVLLAEIQKLEQENQTLKQTQINQNYHQTKINNLLQFTQYSIDTISDSILWLDEKGKYIFVNNAACINFGYSKEEFLSMTMFQVDPLFTKEIWDAHWQEILERKSFTLETINKRKDGTTFPIEVTVNLVEYDGKKYNCAIVRDITEQKLNESKLKQAALRLSELNATKDKFFSIIAHDLKGPLGSHREFTKSLSEKITILSDEDKFLNLQILNESSEKLYSLMENLLHWASTQNGMITFQPVLISLYELIHKTIDLLSLSIHKKNLTIQNLIPKSFQLNADSFMIETIFRNLISNAIKYSNHNQTIEIGCNFSQTKNDTNSKSHCFYVKDEGIGMSKDQINSLFRLDQKVSTPGTAQEVGTGLGLILSKDFIEQHGGKIWVESVSKEGTTFYFELGQHTI from the coding sequence ATGCCTACTTCGCAAAAAACCTACGAAGTCCTCCTCGCTGAGATCCAAAAACTAGAACAGGAGAACCAAACTCTAAAACAAACTCAAATTAACCAAAACTATCACCAAACAAAGATTAACAACTTACTTCAATTCACACAATATTCTATTGATACTATTTCCGATTCGATCCTGTGGTTAGATGAAAAAGGTAAGTATATTTTTGTAAACAATGCTGCTTGTATCAATTTTGGATATTCAAAAGAAGAATTTCTATCGATGACAATGTTTCAAGTTGATCCCCTCTTCACCAAAGAGATTTGGGATGCTCACTGGCAAGAGATTTTGGAGAGAAAATCTTTTACATTAGAAACAATTAACAAACGAAAAGATGGAACTACCTTTCCAATTGAAGTGACGGTTAACTTAGTTGAATACGATGGTAAAAAATACAATTGTGCAATCGTAAGAGATATCACTGAACAAAAGTTAAATGAGTCAAAACTAAAACAAGCAGCACTTCGGTTGAGTGAATTAAACGCAACCAAAGACAAATTTTTTTCAATTATTGCTCACGATTTGAAGGGACCACTTGGGTCACATAGAGAGTTTACCAAAAGTTTAAGTGAAAAAATTACAATCCTTTCCGACGAAGATAAATTTCTTAACTTACAAATTTTAAATGAATCATCTGAAAAACTCTATTCACTAATGGAAAATTTGCTCCATTGGGCAAGCACTCAAAACGGCATGATCACATTCCAACCTGTATTGATTTCTTTATACGAATTAATTCACAAAACGATAGATCTTTTGTCCTTATCAATTCATAAAAAAAACTTAACAATTCAGAATCTAATTCCCAAATCGTTTCAATTGAATGCTGATTCTTTTATGATCGAAACAATATTTCGTAATCTAATTTCAAATGCAATCAAGTATAGCAATCATAACCAAACAATTGAAATTGGATGTAATTTTTCCCAAACAAAGAATGATACTAATTCTAAAAGTCATTGTTTTTATGTGAAAGATGAAGGAATCGGTATGTCGAAGGATCAAATCAATTCCTTGTTTCGTTTAGATCAAAAGGTTTCAACACCTGGAACAGCACAGGAAGTTGGCACTGGACTTGGTCTCATCTTAAGCAAAGATTTTATAGAACAACATGGTGGTAAGATTTGGGTGGAGAGTGTATCAAAAGAAGGCACAACGTTTTATTTTGAATTAGGACAACACACAATCTAA
- a CDS encoding pirin family protein has product MKHKSILYAQKLDFQWPTSDPFLFCVHHEDFYPNGNGKFGPKASLQGRQIGQDFVGKDGWRMYHGETIPGFPGHPHRGFETVTVVQRGLVDHADSQGAAGRYGDGDVQWMTAGAGIQHSEMFPLINESEENTLELFQIWLNLPAKNKFVDPHFKMFWNEDIPVKFLSDSNHKQVKIKTVAGSLFGDKALDPPPNSWAADRANEVGIYILDLDPEVQFVIPATSKENNRNMYYFRGEGLVVDGTQVPGKHMYNLKADETIEIRNGSEAGRILILEGKPIAEPVVQYGPFVMNKQEEIQQAFDDYRKTQFGGWPWDSYDPVHVGKGRFAKHANGKEETPTNSK; this is encoded by the coding sequence ATGAAACACAAATCTATATTATATGCTCAAAAACTAGACTTCCAATGGCCAACATCCGACCCTTTTTTGTTCTGTGTACACCACGAAGATTTTTATCCTAACGGCAATGGAAAATTTGGACCCAAAGCATCCTTACAAGGAAGACAAATTGGACAGGACTTTGTTGGAAAAGATGGATGGCGGATGTATCATGGTGAGACCATTCCTGGTTTTCCAGGCCACCCACATAGAGGATTCGAAACCGTAACTGTTGTTCAACGAGGATTGGTTGACCATGCAGATTCACAAGGAGCTGCTGGCCGATATGGTGATGGTGATGTACAGTGGATGACGGCAGGTGCCGGTATCCAACATTCTGAAATGTTTCCACTCATCAATGAATCAGAAGAAAACACTCTTGAACTTTTCCAAATATGGCTCAATTTACCCGCCAAAAATAAGTTTGTTGATCCACATTTTAAAATGTTTTGGAACGAAGATATACCAGTAAAATTTCTATCTGATTCAAATCATAAGCAGGTCAAAATTAAAACGGTCGCAGGTTCTTTGTTTGGTGACAAAGCATTGGATCCACCTCCCAATTCATGGGCTGCCGACAGAGCAAACGAAGTGGGAATTTATATTTTGGATTTGGACCCTGAAGTTCAATTTGTGATACCAGCGACTTCTAAAGAAAATAACCGAAACATGTATTATTTCCGTGGTGAGGGACTCGTTGTCGATGGAACACAAGTCCCTGGCAAACATATGTACAACCTAAAAGCAGACGAAACTATCGAAATTCGAAATGGATCGGAAGCCGGTAGAATTCTGATCTTAGAAGGAAAACCAATTGCAGAACCTGTTGTCCAATACGGACCATTTGTAATGAACAAACAAGAGGAAATCCAACAAGCGTTTGATGATTACCGTAAAACTCAGTTTGGTGGTTGGCCTTGGGACTCATATGATCCCGTCCATGTTGGCAAAGGAAGATTTGCCAAACACGCAAACGGGAAAGAAGAAACACCCACAAATTCAAAATAG
- the ilvD gene encoding dihydroxy-acid dehydratase has product MSLNRYSRVLTQDESLPASQAMIIGSGVPYEDLNKPFVGIGSTGFDGNPCNMHLTTLAALQKKSVIDTKQMVGLLFNTIGVSDGITNGNDGMRFSLPSREIIADSIETISGAHFYDGLIFTAGCDKNMPGAIMAMARLNRPAIMVYGGTINGGHFKGEKLNIVSAFEAYGKKINGKISEEDFKEVIKNSCPGPGACGGMYTANTMATAIEVMGMSLPYSSSSPARSEEKKKECQEIGKYMYNLLEKDIKPSDIITPKSILNALRVITILGGSTNAALHMIAIARTMGINLDLDQIQKVTDTTPLLADMKPSGKYLMEDLFAIGGTPAIMKFMLKEGMLDGSCLTVTGKTIAENLESLPDLPKDQDLIRPVSNPIKKEGHIQVLYGNIAKKGAVAKITGHEGEMFEGKAICFDSEVEANEGIRDGKVKPGHVVVIRYVGPKGGPGMPEMLKPTSAIIGAGLGDNVALITDGRFSGGSHGFVVGHITPEAMEGGEIALVENGDVISIDARTNKLEVKVSIEELEKRRAKWKKPPYRVTSGYLWKYIQMVKDASTGCLTDR; this is encoded by the coding sequence ATGAGTTTGAATCGATACAGCCGTGTTTTAACCCAAGATGAATCTCTCCCAGCATCCCAAGCCATGATCATTGGTTCAGGAGTACCTTACGAAGATTTAAACAAACCTTTTGTTGGAATTGGTAGTACAGGTTTTGATGGAAATCCATGTAACATGCATTTGACAACACTTGCTGCCTTACAAAAAAAAAGTGTCATCGATACAAAACAAATGGTTGGTCTACTCTTCAATACAATTGGTGTGAGTGACGGAATTACCAATGGGAATGATGGAATGAGGTTTTCCCTTCCTTCGAGAGAAATCATTGCTGACTCTATCGAAACAATTTCAGGTGCTCATTTTTATGATGGTCTAATCTTCACAGCTGGTTGTGATAAAAATATGCCAGGTGCTATCATGGCAATGGCTCGTCTCAACCGTCCTGCCATTATGGTGTATGGTGGAACCATCAATGGTGGTCATTTCAAAGGTGAAAAATTAAATATTGTATCCGCTTTTGAAGCATACGGTAAAAAAATTAACGGTAAAATTTCAGAAGAAGATTTTAAAGAAGTCATCAAAAATTCCTGCCCAGGCCCTGGAGCTTGTGGAGGGATGTACACAGCCAATACAATGGCAACTGCCATTGAAGTTATGGGAATGAGTTTACCATACAGTTCGTCTTCTCCAGCACGAAGTGAAGAAAAAAAGAAAGAATGCCAAGAGATTGGAAAGTATATGTACAATCTTTTAGAAAAAGACATCAAACCTTCTGATATCATCACTCCAAAATCCATACTCAATGCTTTACGTGTCATCACCATCCTTGGTGGTTCTACAAATGCAGCACTGCATATGATCGCCATTGCACGTACGATGGGAATCAATTTGGACCTCGACCAAATCCAAAAGGTAACCGATACAACACCTCTACTTGCTGACATGAAACCAAGTGGGAAGTATTTGATGGAAGACCTATTTGCAATTGGTGGAACTCCTGCCATCATGAAATTTATGCTGAAGGAAGGAATGTTAGATGGTTCTTGTCTAACTGTCACAGGGAAAACCATTGCAGAAAATTTGGAATCACTTCCAGACCTTCCAAAAGACCAAGACCTAATTAGACCAGTGAGTAACCCAATCAAAAAAGAAGGCCACATACAAGTCTTATATGGTAACATTGCCAAAAAAGGTGCAGTTGCAAAAATCACTGGCCATGAAGGGGAAATGTTTGAAGGGAAAGCCATTTGTTTTGATTCGGAAGTAGAAGCAAACGAAGGCATCCGAGATGGGAAAGTGAAACCTGGCCATGTGGTTGTGATTCGTTATGTGGGTCCAAAAGGGGGACCAGGGATGCCTGAGATGTTAAAACCAACCTCTGCCATCATTGGAGCAGGTCTTGGTGATAATGTAGCCCTCATCACTGATGGACGATTTTCTGGCGGAAGCCATGGCTTTGTGGTAGGTCATATCACACCTGAAGCGATGGAAGGTGGTGAAATTGCTTTGGTGGAAAACGGTGATGTGATCTCCATCGATGCTCGAACCAATAAACTAGAAGTAAAAGTAAGTATCGAAGAATTAGAAAAACGACGTGCTAAATGGAAAAAACCGCCGTACCGAGTGACAAGTGGTTATTTATGGAAGTACATCCAAATGGTAAAAGATGCAAGTACTGGTTGTTTAACGGACCGGTAA